The window TCTAggtttatttaaacttaacctagtaaaattaaatatcctaggaatttaacttctTAAACatagaaataatattttttaagttctACTAAAagattagtattttataatatttatagtacctagtaaatatattccttatattctttaagggtttttaaaaaaataaaaatattattaaggtatataataataaagttattaatatatatttatagtatataattaattatttattagaatattactaatatattaataagcCTAAATAACATAACCAagcatttaaataatctatagcATATtctaaatactattttttatttatcccCTTCACAAATGCAAATCAGGTTATATACTCCCTTAAGGTCTAAGGcagtaaactaatttacaCTAGTTAAGCAGTTTTATATTTCCATAATAAGCAGTAATAGggtttaatctttaatagtaatcttattcAGCTATCTAtagttaataactagtttaagtttcctatttttctttaatataaatataataaaatatctagctaataatataaatagcctaatatatcctttttttagctattcttatatttattcctaaagtattttaagttttactttactaaggttataaattaaaaaaaactttattatttttctatctataagatttatataatagtcctattataagtaaagtaattatactatttctaatattaagctaaatagtttcttatacttcctttagtattattaaggtgctttttaaaaaatatcttttaattctttatttttctctttttcttttacttttaataatactttatttaaagcttataattttattttaacttatataataacttaattaatatatacttattcttctttaactcttttataattatattataataatactagtgaTTTTTCTATATTAAATCTAACCTTTCTTTTaggttttattctttcttttatatttcttttattttattatataagagattttattttttagtctAGAGGCGCGTCTTTgccttccttgccctctctatagcttagttatagctcctaggtaatatcttcttcctaaagtatttattttattttctagttaattaataaattactttattttaactataagtatctaagtaatatattataagtgttaaggtttataatattaaacttaatagtCTTAGTATAACTAGTAATCCTAATTAGGAGATAATTAgtcttataattaattactaCCTTAGCATCAGGTGTAACAACACTAgacatatatataagttattttttcttagtatataataatttaagtagGTTTACTACTTAGGgagtaataaggttataatcCACactactatttatatatattattactaggtattaattaatataccctttaactaataatttcttattattttatctaattaagttaatttaaatattatcCAAATGGGTTtagtcttatataattttctagtattttatatactattagcattttaatttttaattttattcttaaattatataataatatttcttaattaagATCTTATTTCCTTAtcctttattaatataagtgttaaaattatattatctTTATATTAATTTCCAAATAATTCAATAAGActagcttttttctttcctatatatattataatatattattatatagtttataaaataaattatagtatattctttatatataatatactttagtTAGTATTTATACTAATCTcctagtttattaaaaatatatatttagtaatatatattattatactatttctaattatatattttataatctTTATTAAGGGTATTAAGAAGGTCCTAgatttaaacttaattataagcttCCTTAATAtctattttaataagtttaatttattccTAAGCTTCCTCTAGGGTTATCTTATAAGGTGGGTTTTtattaagatattattatctttcctcttattttttttattcttttgcttATTCCcttagaatatatatatagttatatttagGGTTATAGAATCCATAGATACAGCATCCTTTACAGTTATAGTTTAAATTTATAgatttataagttttatatttatatatatttttaaaggTAGCTGGTTTTAGTTTTAGGGCTTtcttatatttcttttattctttaagaTATTCTTTAGCtagtttattttcttttttaaaaagtttatatatagcttttatatttttttactatttgCCTTTACAGCTATATTAATATCCTTTTATAAATCTATAGTTAAGGcattttaaataattatatttaaggtCTTAGGAACTATAAATATCACAGTTATAAATATCTCTTAGTTTAAGGTAGTTAATATTACATTAGTGTTATAGCTTACAAGCtctataatacttataatcCTTATCCTAATTTAAATCCTTTTTCTTACTTAGGGcttaattatagaaattaaaagtattaattcttactatcttataagttttcttagcttatagcttctttaaataatagcCTAATTTATCTttactacttttatatataagatataaattattatagtaagctATTTAGCTAAGGTAAGCATATAGTATTtctataatagtatttatctaaaccttattttttatagtcttagatttttttctattctttttaGTATAGCagtagcttttattatagcctttcttacTATAAAATCCATAGGTTATCTTAGATTAGtagtttactttcttatagccttttttactataagtgttataagttttattaaacttcttatagttaataatattaatatttattcttcctagttaagttttattatctttagtaatataattttcttatttctttccttaGTTAGCCTAAGGCTAATGTTTAGTAGTTTAGCTACTTTTCTTatcccttttcttttacttttattcctattattagttattaattataatagcttcttagGTAAATATAGTAAAGGTAACTTTctattaatttattttatagattttattcttaacttttaactttaggctatagtagtatatttccttttttaagtctttagtttaattaactttactaagtagttaaataaaggttaaagtgtGCTTATAGCAtagttctttttatttaaggtttttaagtttcttttccactttttaagctttattagtaattttaaaggatttttttaattattctttaaggtttttatatcccTTAAAGacttcttttattaatttactttatttagctgggttattttttttatccttaaAGAGTGTTTTAAACTAGTTAGCTGCTATatctttaatatatatttttatatactagattcttttttccagattatcttctaggaatatttttaagtaatagtatttaaagtatattcACAAGTCCTTAAGGAACTAATAAAGCTTAGTAAtatctttattaaatttttctagttatttaatcttTAGGATTTTTCCtagttctagtttattatctaTAGGGattactaatattactatagGTACTACAGCAGGTGCTATAGCAAGGGCCACTTAGGGCGCTACTATTAGCAggttattaagttattactatagattattaatagtttatgTATACtaagtaatagtttactagTCCGCAAGgtgttatatatataagtcttaaattatatattttatattctttatataagttctagtgctttattcttattacttatattatttatattcttatttaagagcttCTATTAGAATgttttactaattataggctATTTCTACTAATAcatctttaaatttaataatactatttaattagtaattacttaaagcttagctcttgtaattagtattatattccaggatattaaaagttaatatttatattcttaatTCCATATTACCCATAAGGCCTAGTAACTATctaaataagagttattaacatataataaactatacactagtaagttaatataaggtagtttcccaagggataaacctagtaaataattctaggtttatattaataaagtagtTAGGgaacctaataggtaatataagcaatagtaaataaaagttactAAAGTATAAGCAGTataaagcatattataatcttaattctatattaataactagctatctaagttatttaaataagcataaaaaagtaaacttatatatctagtTCCATAAGGGGTAATTACAGCTATAGTAGTAATTGCAGGAGTAATCACTTAGTTAAAGTTAGTAAGTGTTATAGTAATTACCTATAGCGCAGTAATCACTTGCCCATAATTAGTCAGGACAGGCTATAGTAATTCCCTCCAGGGCCTGTTAGTGCAACCAGGTGTTGTTGGGTTGTGACAaagttattaggttataacAGGTTATAacaaaagtatattataatcttaattttatattaataattagctatttaaaactatttttaagtaagtataaaaagtgtatatatattctattatttactaatatttacttttctaaagtaaatatcctttatattaggaatctatttactaatatttactttcttaaagtaaatataatcctaattagctatattagctaaaggTTTCTTTATTGTATATACcctataggtttatttattataaccaTAAGTTATTGGGTTGTGatatttactagtgtttacttttcCAAAGtaaatatcctttatattaGGAATCTGTTTACTAGTGTTcactttcttaaagtaaacataatcctaattagctatattagctaaaggTTTCTCTGTTGCGTATACCCTGTAGGTTTATTTATCATGACTATAAGTTGTTGGGTCGTGACAATTAGTTACCCTTTAACTATTACCAAATAAACTACCCCTAGATAAAATACCACTAGAGACAAAAGTAATACCAAACTAATTACTAGAAGTACAAGGAACAGATTATAAAGCAATATAACAGTTAATTGCTATTTGCGCTAAGTATACCATACTGAACCTGCtttgaaaacaaaaaacatAACTCGCAAATATCTCTTGCATTTGCGTCACAGACTAGGGAAACCACAAGGGGGCAAAACCTAATCCAGAGATAGTTCAAACCAAATCTACTTAGACGCTTTTGGCCACATGAAGGGCTTCACGGTACCTCTGGCACCGGTGCTCGAGCTCCACCCTTGCGGCCGAAGTGGTATAGCTTTCTGCAGCCATCTCCGCCAGCTGTATATCAGATAGACCTCCAACGTGTTCCGAAGAAAAGAATTTGAGCGCTCCTTGGTCGCCCATTAATCTCTCGACCACCGAGACCACCACGTAATCTCCGAACCTTTTGATAGCCACCTTATAGTAAGCTTTCAATACATCGTGAATGTCATTGACAGCTTGGTCTTCGTTACTCAGATGTATAGCGCCAGTAAGCTTTCCTAGATCGACAGTATAAGTCTGGCCATCTTGAAAGCCAAGAGCTTGCACACGAGCAATGACGCGCTCTTGACGGATATTTTCAAGTGTTTCGGCGAAATAATGGTTCACAGTTTGTAAAATTCCGCCTCGTTCATCATTTAATAGACCCATGAGCTGACTCCTGGCCGACATTTTGGTGGACTCAATGCGGGAAAGTATTGAGGATTCCAAAGAGGCGCGAATTgatttgtcttcttcagTTCGACAAGTCTCCAACTGAGAATACTCCGTAATGAGTTGGAATACTTGTTCGAGATAACCACCAGCTATTTGTTCCCATTGAACAGTTTGCTGTCGGAATAAATTGATCAGAAGGGTCGGATTAACCGTGCCAGGCAATTCTGCACCGCGAGCGTCTCTGTATCTTTCGTGAATCCATCCCATAATGTCTTGAACTTCTGGGTCAAAATCCTGGTCAAGGTAATCCGCATCGACTGATCCATCAGGCTGCTGGAAAGGAAACGTGTGTCCTTTCGACCGAAGATCTTTCTCGAATTGATCTGCCAAATCACGAAGATGCATCCGTAGCTTTAATTGACTCTTAGTATCGAGATCTGCGGCATAGTTTCCCCCAAGAGAGTCTTCCACATTGCGTTGGTACCGATTTGCCAGACGCGTCAAGTACTGTCGCTGCTCTGCCGCAGTTTGGCGAGAGGCTCCAAGCGCTTCCACTTTCCGCTGCGTCTCTCTATAGAGATCTTCGATTTCCTTGACAAGGGCAGGGAATTCACGACGAATGTGTTCATATAACAATTGACCCAGGAAAGGCTTCAAAGCCTTCACACCTACTCGGTCTTTTGGCAGTGCACTCCAAGGAGCTTGTTGAAAGAATCGTCTTTCGTTTTCATGACGTTCAAGAATTGTTACACCTTCTTGTATCTCTTTAGTCGACCTGTTCCGCACAACAAACCACCCATGTTGAAGCTGCTCTACACTATTCTGTGCGATGTTGAGGACCTAAACCCGTAAGATTCAGTTCACAAGACGCCTTCAATATTACGTACCCCATTTTCATCTCCAGATTGCAACGCATCGCACTTGGTAATGATGCCAACGGTACGAATACCTGCAGGATCCGCTGCGCGAGCCATCTTGAAGACCTCTTGATTTGCCAAATTGTTTCGTGCATCCATTACTGCCCTGGAAGATAGTCAGTAGAATGCTGGCTTTCCCTTCAATCGAAATTCTCACAGAATGATTGTCCTCGCATCTGTTGTGTAGGTCTCGATGAGTCCCCGAATAACAGACAAGTCTTCCCGAGTCTGATACTTAGTAGGATCTGAGGAGTCAACATGACTGAAGATCTATATAAAGGAGCGATCTTACTGTGAAACAGCCCCGGCACATCCACCACGCTCAAATGATGTTGATCTGGTCCGGAGATTTCGATGCGTAGAATGTCGTCAGAGAAACGCTTCGTCATTTTCTCAATATCTTGTCCATCAGAATTGGGCAATCCCATATATTCAGCGGCCTATTTAGCATTATTAAAGTATCctgaagagcttgaagcagCACGTACCTCATCTAAAACCCAAGCAAATTTAGGTCCGCTAAGCTCATCAGCATTCATCTGCATATCAAACTCCAGCAGTCGCCTCTTTTGAGCTTCATCATTCAGACTGGAGGGGCCAGGCACAATGGAAGCTTTGACCAAAGCTTTTTCCCCTGGCGTACGATGCAGTACAATTTGCGTTGCAAAACGCGTACAGAGGTCTGAGGCAATAGGGAACGAGAGACCCGTGAGACCTTCAAGGAGTGATGACTTCCCACTAGATTGATCCCCAACCACAACAATCTAAAATGTTTTGTTAAAAGGGTTTTTGAGTAAAACTTGAGGCGAAAGCTTACCTGTGGAAGCGGCAGATCTTCATTGATCCCAAAACCGCGAAGTTGATCGATCACGCGGAAGTATCGAAGGCGTTCTGGGTTATCCATTTCCTGTATATCCCGTACTGCCGTCATTTTCCTAGCTGTTTTTATGGTGTTGCTGTGCAATATTCTTCCAATATTCATTTAGAACAGGAATTACAGAATAAGGTATCAGGGCATcgaaacttatatatcccAATGTTGCCTGTTCCAATAACTCCTTCTTGCCGCTTGCGGACGCATCTCTTATGAACTTGAAGAGAAATAACGCAATAGTTTGTTCGAGGGAGGATGATGAATATTTGTTCCGCAAAAGGCTGATGACAGTTGCTTCGTATCCAATCAACCCGCCTCAACCACCAAGAGGCGAGTAGAGTACAGCATTAAACTCAGAGATGGAAGTAAATCATCTTCCCCGCCTCACGGAAACCAAAGAATCTCAATAATGCTTCGCGGTTGGCGGCACTCAGAGGTACGAGACCACGCTAGTCGACTAATGCATCGCTGTTTGTGATGTAGAATTTCACTATACATAGACCCTCAAGCCCAGACCATCAGAGAAGCGTCAGCAGACATCTTCAAGCGTAACAAGTCGAGCAAGCAAAGCCGTTTATGCTTACCCTCAAGATGGTCACGGAAAGCCTGacgaaaataaaaataactaagGATGGGGTGAAAATTTGCTTACACGTCATTCCCGACTGCTTGCGGTGAAGTTGCATTCCACAGCATCATTAAGGTTAACTGACCCGCAACCGCCCTCTCCCTTATCTGCCCTAAGGTAAGCCCAAATTTCGGTCTTCTGTCTAGCGTTAGAAGCCATTACTTGGATACTGTCCAGCTGCGCTCACTGACGCCTGCTGTTGAGGTGACAATTCTGCAATGATTCAGTAGTGTGCCGATATTGGCTTCGAACAAATCCGGTCACCTAAACTTTTAAGAACGTTTACAGTTCCAATTTTTCCAAGCCGAAAGCCGATACGTCATTACTAAAAACAGAACAGCTGCAAGAAAGTAATCAACAAACGGTGTCCTCACGGACACGCGTAACCCACTGTGGCACACGATGGAACCTCATACGAAACATCAACAGTATTGACGTCTCCTACAAGCGCTGGTGGGGCATTAATTCAAGGCGAGCAGTCAACCTACAAATACAGCACGAGTTCGTTCATTTGGTTAATgttaaataaagaaaaaaaaaaaaaaaaaactgctTCCTCATAACTGCTATATCATTCTAAAATTCACTTTTTCACCTCATCTAGAACGAAGACCAAGCTCGTTTCCCTAATGACTAGTCAAATTCTTTCCAGGCCACTACATCTATTCATCCTCGCACAAACAATGTAAAACAGCGCACTAAACTGTTATCGTGACTTTGGCAGTCTAAGAAGTTCTGCATCCCACATTGACAGTGTCAATTTAAATTCAAGTTCTGAATGTCAGGCTAATTGGTGCGCTTCATACTAAGCGTCTTCAGGCCGGATTTGGTTACCAGCAAACCTTAAGTGCAGGTTACACTCTAGATCTTTACAAAAGGCAATATAAACAAGCATTTTGTCCAGTTAGTCTTGCATCTTACTTGCCTGGAGAAAACGTTTTTCGCTTCCTAAGCACTCATGTACAAGCATCATCCAACATTCAATATACTCTGGTGGAAATCTCGAAAGTTCGCAGCTTGATTCCCAATCTGTAATGATACCTATATCTACGGATGTATATTTGCAGCGGCTAAGACAAATAGAAGCATCGAGCTCTCAGATTCCCTATGGAGAGCGCTTATTGCATTCAAAAGAAAAATGCTATCGATGTGTTGCTCCCCTGCGATTCCTCGCGGAAGACGAAGCTCAAATCACAGCGTCTGGACTGCTCGTCTTGCAATAAAGCATATTGCGAGGCCGACACGACAAAAATTCGTTTCATACCCAGCGTTCGACTGGTGGGACAAGCGGCAAGACAGCCACCAAGAGAAACTGACCAGGATTTCGGATCTATATGTGGGAGCGATTCCATCCAGATTGAGTATCGAGGCCAGGTACCTTCTCTCATACTGACAcctcgacttcatcaagtcATCCAAACCAAAGCATTTGCCGCCATGCGCCGTTATGGAGACTTTGCTGATGTCTATGCAAAAAGCGGCTGGGGGCACAATCAAGTCGAAAATTTCGTCATTTCCGGAAAGCACTGGACGACTGAGGTCATGAAACTTTGTCGAGAAATTAAATTTTCTCTTAGGCCTAACCTGGACTATGATCACGGCGTTCCGGGGCAGTATAATGCATCCCATGTCGAAAAGCAGCTCATTGCGTATTTCATACACAAGCATTTGTCCCCTCTGAACCAGGTGAACAACGCAAAAGTATCAGAATCAAATTCAGAATCAGGAGACAAGCTTGCGAAACTGCTTAGAAATTTAACTTTGGCAGGCAAGAACGAgcaggctgccaaagccaagcttATAGAGCCGTGGAAATCTTGCTCCCAACAACCCTTGAACCGGGCCCTCATATTGGTATCGCGGTCCGTGTGCAGCGACTGTGAGCGATTTTTGAGACACGTACAAATTCATATGGGTCTGCAAATCGAAATTCGGAGTGTTCAAGCAGTATGTTTGTCGACTCGACTGGAAAACAAAGTTTAATCGCAATATCAACTCGCGATATTGCTATACGCAAATCGAAAGGCCTTGAGATCTAGGGGGCTAGAATCAGAGACGAGAGTAAGGTTTTTAGTTTAACTTCGTGAATGCAGTTATAATTCCATGACGCTAAAGCTAGAAGTTGAAGAACATGCTATCTCTTATATCCCGTCAATGTCTTTTGATATAGGTGGCCATGGTGAAAGGGAGGGCCTATATTGGTAAGACTCAGACCAACTCTGGTAGAGTTGATTTGATTAACCCTTGTATGACCCACAATGCCGAGGGTAGAGTTGATTTTGACCAATCTTTCTCatattctttttccaaaTCCATTAAAGAGGAGATCtactaatatttatttacacTTATCTTTCTCCAAGTTTGGTTAGGATAGCGTACAATCTGTGACGGAATGTACTTATTCATAAGCGACCAACATAAGATAGACCAGAAATTTCACTCTAACTCAAGGAGAATTCTCTAGCTGCATAGCGCATATGCTGCATACCTTGGCTGAGGCTATTGTCTTTGTTGCATACCCTTGTTATTATCATGGAATAATGAAGTTAGGTATGAAAATGGAAAGCTGGGGCTCGAGCGATGGATGCAGGTATCAAATGCAATAAGCCAGTAGTGCGAGAAAGGAAGAGTATGACAGGCAGTAATAATCGTTAGATACCTAGGCATAATGCCGTAATCACATGAATATTGGGACTTCGTTTTGTTCTGGCATTTTTCTGAAGGCCTACTTAATCCGAAGCAGGATAATGAAACATATCTCGCGCTCATTCATTGTAATTAGGATGTTTTATGCCTTTATTCAAGTAGTCTATCTACCAAAAAAACTTTGTAGAATAAACCTAACATCTGGTACCAACGTCGTGTGTGGCTGATGGAAGGTAAGCGTGCTCCAGTCAACCTTTTCAGGAACCTAGGCGTCGCCGTACGTCTACATGACCCGCCTGAGCCAAAGGCATTATCCCAGGTAAAGCTTATCGACGTTCCAACCGTACCCATTGGAGCAAGGTGTTGGTGGTGaagctataatattattatgCACCACCAAAGAACAGCAAAAGCTGCGAATAATTTAGCGAAGTCTTCCTCTCTCACGCTCGGCTCTACATCCTAGCGGACAAGTACTGTACAGCATACTGTAATTGCGCAAACTCTCTTTACGTAAGATCTATGTTAGCTTAAGAATTTACACTATATTCAAGTCGCACTGGAGATATTACAGTATCAGCTTGGCTAGTTGCTCGTTTGAGAACAGTTGCAGACGATATACTACGCACGTTATGGATCGATTATCGCGCCTTCATAATTGAAAATACATTTGGTAACGAGGGACTTCAATGAGCTAATAGATCGGTCATCGGATTTCGCGTTTGCGTTGATAAAGAGGACGAAGGCACGTCCAGGCAACACTGTAATTTGCATGGATCTAAAATCCGAGGCCAGCACTATTCAGATGCTTCGATGTGACAAAACCAGCCTGAACAGATACTTAGAATGCTCAAGGACTCGCAATATTTAATAGATGCTTTGAATAATGTACTCTAAAACTTGAGAAATTGTCCGAAATTGAACTCTTTGTGATGCACCTGGCTGTGAGAAGTCAAACACATTTTACTTAACCCGAACCCCTAGGCATAACCTTCTGGGTGAGGATCCTAAGCATAATATCAGGAGTTAATCCTAAAATCGACATTAGAATACCTCATCGCTACAATGACCACATCAGGAATGGCGCATTCGAGGCGCACGCCTCTTGCTACGACGGAAGAAGTGCTCCAGATACTTGCCACTGGCTTTACCATGGAATGTGCGTTAGACGACAGATTGAACAACAGATGCATCCATTTGAGAATGAAAAAGCGATGTCTAGTGCTTGGGCCGGAGCATTTGTAGAAGATTGATGTTAGGACAGACGCTGTTTCGAGTTGGATTGACAGTGTCACTACGCACTGCCTTTATGCATCAGGAGGAGACTGATAGGAATGTTATAAAGCCCCACTAACATATATAAGAACAGGCGGCACGAATTTATCATCACAAGAAGCCTATCCTTTGAATATCACCGCGACCGAATCCATAAATTAAGACCGAGTACTATTGAATATCATCTCGCCCAATATGCCAAAGGGACAGATGTCACAGTCCGATTCATCTCGGATCCAAAGCTCCCAGGTACGCTCTATATTACGGCTCTCATCAGGCTCAACATAGAATACAAATATATATGTCTGTATATATACAtatgtatgtgtgtgtgtattgATCCTTAACGCAGGCCAAAGGAGGCGGAGACATGTCCCCAAGCGGGTTCGCCGCACGAGCTCCATCGGCTGCCGACCGACAGGCATTCTCAGATACCCG is drawn from Trichoderma atroviride chromosome 7, complete sequence and contains these coding sequences:
- a CDS encoding uncharacterized protein (EggNog:ENOG41); translated protein: MTAVRDIQEMDNPERLRYFRVIDQLRGFGINEDLPLPQIVVVGDQSSGKSSLLEGLTGLSFPIASDLCTRFATQIVLHRTPGEKALVKASIVPGPSSLNDEAQKRRLLEFDMQMNADELSGPKFAWVLDEAAEYMGLPNSDGQDIEKMTKRFSDDILRIEISGPDQHHLSVVDVPGLFHNPTKYQTREDLSVIRGLIETYTTDARTIILAVMDARNNLANQEVFKMARAADPAGIRTVGIITKCDALQSGDENGVLNIAQNSVEQLQHGWFVVRNRSTKEIQEGVTILERHENERRFFQQAPWSALPKDRVGVKALKPFLGQLLYEHIRREFPALVKEIEDLYRETQRKVEALGASRQTAAEQRQYLTRLANRYQRNVEDSLGGNYAADLDTKSQLKLRMHLRDLADQFEKDLRSKGHTFPFQQPDGSVDADYLDQDFDPEVQDIMGWIHERYRDARGAELPGTVNPTLLINLFRQQTVQWEQIAGGYLEQVFQLITEYSQLETCRTEEDKSIRASLESSILSRIESTKMSARSQLMGLLNDERGGILQTVNHYFAETLENIRQERVIARVQALGFQDGQTYTVDLGKLTGAIHLSNEDQAVNDIHDVLKAYYKVAIKRFGDYVVVSVVERLMGDQGALKFFSSEHVGGLSDIQLAEMAAESYTTSAARVELEHRCQRYREALHVAKSV